One genomic segment of Mytilus galloprovincialis chromosome 5, xbMytGall1.hap1.1, whole genome shotgun sequence includes these proteins:
- the LOC143076832 gene encoding uncharacterized protein LOC143076832, translating into MASKRRDTRKRTRGPELDPNNPNNWTSTELKEKLALLGIKISENNLPPVSENLLMRFITYCESNKHLRYSTIKSYLCGIRFYYLLKGGVNPLENFVGKPLPKLKSVLVGLKKKHAIIPKRIRLPITFDILYKIKKIDHESNLCLSDVQISNDCIFVHLKKSKTDPFRYGITIPLFKNNTDICPVVVLQKYYRLRMSIFSNSESFFITNKGDPLSRNFFISHVKCTLDKLGLSSEKYNGHSFRSGAATTAHKARLEDHLIQTLGRWSSDCYTKYIHTSPDVLRQAQIQMTSTLNN; encoded by the exons ATGGCTTCTAAAAGAAGGGATACCAGGAAAAGGACACGTGGTCCAGAACTAGATCCTAATAATCCGAATAATTGGACTTCAACAGAGCTGAAAGAGAAATTAGCTTTGCTAGGGATTAAAATATCCGAAAACAAT TTACCACCAGTTTCTGAGAACTTGTTGATGCGTTTCATAACCTATTGCGAATCTAATAAACATCTGAGATATTCCACCATTAAATCCTACCTATGTGGTATACGTTTCTATTACTTACTTAAAGGGGGTGTTAATCCATTAGAGAATTTTGTTGGTAAACCATTGCCAAAATTAAAATCAGTATTAGTAGGTTTGAAAAAGAAACATGCCATTATTCCTAAGAGAATTCGTTTACCCataacatttgatattttatacaaaat CAAAAAAATTGATCATGAATCAAATTTGTGTCTGAGTGAtgttcaaatatcaaatgattgTATTTTTGTGCACCTTAAGAAATCTAAGACTGATCCTTTTAGGTATGGTATTACTATTCCTTTGTTCAAAAACAATACAGATATATGTCCTGTAGTAGTACTTCAAAAATACTATAGACTCAGAATGAGTATTTTTAGCAATTCTGAGTCCTTTTTTATTACTAATAAAGGTGATCCATTGTCAAGAAATTTTTTCATTTCTCATGTAAAATGTACATTAGACAAATTAGGATTATCCAGCGAAAAGTATAATGGTCATTCATTCAGAAGTGGTGCTGCAACTACTGCACACAAAGCACGACTGGAAGATCATCTTATTCAAACTTTGGGACGATGGTCCTCAGATTGTTATACCAAATATATTCATACCTCTCCAGATGTACTTAGACAAGCTCAAATTCAAATGACCTCTACTTTGAACAATTAA